The Anaerolineae bacterium genome window below encodes:
- a CDS encoding extracellular solute-binding protein, whose product MSVKVSRREFLKTSGLAAAAVATSKFPMPGIIHRRQMNTVVLKIQSFAHDAIKAVLPDFEAATGLTVQLEPGLSSGPEHMQEVSTAYAAGDSPWDVVSDPDEGTVAFARAGWLMPLDDIIPQETLDDFPQGMRDAFPIWHGFEGALYRVPHEFAVGYFFYRKDLLGEPPKTWEEVAEIGMQVTDAANGVWATTDAIIRGGLTWVYVAYLASQTGGNVFEMDAGTAHAAHFLYDMLNVYKIMPPDALNMNYDQQNQLYMSDKVMFMRQWPFFQSVAEGNTEWFSPDKVAIALPPAGPAGTGSWWGGWGFSVPALAPNPDGAKELIKYITSNEVAPKLAQGQSWFIMPRTSILNAMAGTGNPIVDAMGLYAENNVIKPRPFHPRAAEAQYAVDDAMLQYLTKQATLQEALAFGKQLLADLSA is encoded by the coding sequence ATGTCTGTCAAAGTTTCTCGTCGTGAATTTCTTAAGACCAGCGGTCTGGCCGCTGCCGCCGTCGCCACCTCCAAGTTCCCCATGCCGGGGATCATCCATCGTCGCCAGATGAACACCGTCGTGCTGAAGATTCAGTCCTTTGCCCATGACGCGATCAAGGCCGTGCTGCCCGACTTTGAGGCGGCCACCGGCCTGACCGTGCAGCTGGAGCCAGGGCTTTCCTCCGGCCCGGAGCACATGCAGGAAGTCAGCACCGCCTACGCCGCCGGCGATAGCCCCTGGGACGTCGTCAGCGACCCGGATGAGGGCACCGTTGCCTTCGCCCGCGCGGGCTGGTTGATGCCGCTCGATGACATCATCCCGCAGGAAACTCTGGACGACTTCCCCCAGGGCATGCGGGACGCCTTCCCCATCTGGCATGGCTTTGAAGGTGCGCTGTACCGCGTGCCACACGAGTTTGCCGTGGGGTATTTCTTCTATCGCAAGGACCTGCTCGGCGAGCCGCCCAAGACCTGGGAAGAAGTGGCCGAGATCGGTATGCAGGTCACCGATGCCGCCAATGGCGTCTGGGCCACCACCGACGCGATCATCCGCGGCGGCCTGACCTGGGTCTATGTGGCCTACCTGGCCAGCCAGACGGGCGGGAACGTCTTTGAGATGGATGCTGGCACGGCGCACGCGGCGCACTTCCTGTATGACATGCTCAATGTCTACAAGATCATGCCGCCCGACGCGCTCAACATGAACTACGACCAGCAGAACCAGCTCTACATGAGCGACAAGGTCATGTTCATGCGCCAGTGGCCGTTCTTCCAGAGCGTGGCCGAGGGCAACACCGAATGGTTCAGCCCGGACAAGGTCGCCATCGCCCTGCCGCCCGCTGGCCCCGCCGGGACGGGCAGCTGGTGGGGTGGCTGGGGCTTCAGCGTCCCGGCCCTGGCCCCTAACCCCGATGGCGCCAAGGAGCTGATCAAGTACATCACCTCCAATGAGGTCGCCCCCAAGCTGGCCCAGGGCCAGAGCTGGTTCATCATGCCGCGTACTTCCATCCTCAACGCGATGGCCGGCACCGGCAATCCGATCGTGGACGCCATGGGCCTCTACGCCGAGAACAATGTGATCAAGCCACGGCCGTTCCACCCACGCGCTGCTGAGGCGCAGTACGCCGTTGACGACGCGATGCTGCAGTACCTGACCAAGCAGGCCACCCTGCAGGAAGCGCTCGCCTTCGGCAAGCAGCTGCTGGCCGACCTGAGCGCCTAG
- a CDS encoding sugar ABC transporter permease translates to MVANAENSRAVTRVKTSRLSLNQRRYVAAALLLAPVILLRLFTTLYPFVQTIFLSFEKYNPAFPPRQYVGLGNFEKIASDIVVRSSVEFTLIFVFGSTLFQLIFGIMVASLLNSRFRLRNLARTINLIPWAIPMVVAAVGWRWLFDGTYGWITDLLHRLGIDYSWLIDPVGARIAILIVSVWKSTPFVAISILAGLQGVSEELYEAARVDGANAWQSFWSITLPLIMPLTVTIGMFMLVWQLAVFDLPYAMTSGGPGFATSVLAYQIQQQVATLNYGYASALSVVMFLIVGLIGIIGVVAFRRVQVAL, encoded by the coding sequence GTGGTCGCCAACGCAGAAAACTCGCGGGCTGTTACGCGCGTCAAGACATCGCGGCTGAGCCTTAACCAGCGGCGCTACGTGGCAGCCGCACTGTTGCTGGCGCCGGTGATCCTCCTGCGCCTGTTTACCACCCTCTACCCGTTCGTCCAGACCATCTTCCTGAGCTTTGAGAAGTACAATCCGGCCTTTCCACCGCGCCAGTATGTCGGACTGGGCAACTTCGAGAAGATCGCTTCGGATATCGTGGTGCGGAGCAGCGTCGAATTCACGCTGATCTTTGTCTTTGGCTCAACCCTGTTCCAGCTGATCTTCGGGATCATGGTTGCCTCGCTGCTCAACAGCCGCTTCCGGCTGCGCAATCTGGCCCGCACGATCAACCTGATCCCCTGGGCCATCCCGATGGTGGTGGCGGCAGTGGGCTGGCGCTGGCTGTTCGACGGCACTTACGGCTGGATCACCGACCTGCTGCACCGGCTGGGAATCGACTACAGCTGGCTGATCGATCCGGTTGGCGCGCGCATCGCCATCCTGATTGTCAGCGTATGGAAGAGCACACCCTTCGTGGCCATCTCCATCCTGGCCGGGCTACAGGGCGTGTCGGAGGAACTCTATGAGGCCGCCCGTGTGGACGGGGCCAACGCCTGGCAATCGTTCTGGAGCATCACTCTGCCCCTGATCATGCCGCTGACGGTCACCATCGGCATGTTCATGCTGGTCTGGCAGCTGGCCGTTTTTGACCTGCCCTACGCCATGACCTCCGGCGGGCCGGGCTTTGCCACCAGCGTGCTGGCCTACCAGATCCAGCAGCAGGTCGCCACACTGAATTACGGCTATGCTTCAGCACTCAGCGTGGTCATGTTCCTCATCGTAGGACTTATCGGCATCATCGGCGTGGTCGCGTTCCGGCGCGTCCAGGTCGCGCTGTAA
- a CDS encoding carbohydrate ABC transporter permease: MVGQFLRRHGGRIVTYIGFLIFAFIMLFPFYFIVVSSFTPRYEIFQTPPRYFPQNLTLENYPNMIATIPFWQYYANSLIFAIGSSLLSTVVSAMAGYGLARLKFPGSNLVFLGLVLSIALPQVALLVPIREMYNVLGLNNTHLGLIILMSSLVTPFTVWIMVSFVNQIPVEIEEAALIDGATLWQTIIRIVLPTMRPALATMLIINFINAWNELLYPMIFATRNDTKTLSVGLISLGREAIGTSRPWDRMSAMSVLMIIPVVILIIFGQRAIVSGLTRGAVK; encoded by the coding sequence ATGGTTGGCCAGTTTTTGCGGCGTCACGGCGGGCGCATTGTCACCTACATCGGCTTCCTGATCTTCGCCTTCATCATGCTGTTCCCGTTCTACTTCATCGTGGTATCGTCCTTCACGCCACGCTACGAGATTTTCCAGACACCGCCGCGCTACTTCCCACAGAACCTGACGCTGGAAAATTACCCGAACATGATCGCGACGATCCCATTCTGGCAGTACTACGCCAACTCCCTGATCTTTGCGATAGGCAGCTCGCTGCTCTCCACGGTGGTCAGCGCGATGGCGGGGTATGGATTGGCCCGGCTAAAGTTCCCCGGCAGTAATCTGGTCTTCCTGGGGCTGGTGCTGTCCATTGCCCTGCCACAGGTCGCCCTGCTGGTACCCATCCGCGAAATGTACAACGTGCTGGGGCTGAACAATACCCATCTGGGGTTGATCATCCTGATGTCCAGCCTGGTCACGCCGTTCACGGTGTGGATCATGGTCTCCTTCGTCAACCAGATTCCGGTCGAGATCGAGGAAGCGGCCCTGATCGACGGGGCAACGCTGTGGCAGACGATCATCCGCATTGTCCTGCCGACCATGCGCCCGGCACTGGCCACGATGCTGATCATCAATTTCATCAATGCCTGGAACGAGCTACTCTACCCGATGATCTTCGCCACGCGCAACGACACCAAGACGCTCAGCGTTGGCCTGATCTCGCTGGGGCGCGAGGCCATCGGCACCTCCCGCCCCTGGGACCGGATGAGCGCGATGAGCGTGTTGATGATCATCCCGGTGGTGATCCTGATCATCTTCGGGCAGCGGGCCATCGTCTCCGGCCTGACGCGCGGCGCAGTCAAATAG
- a CDS encoding DUF4968 domain-containing protein has product MVFDNPLVPYVRFPAELPPLPIRRPDDPQEPAYVVRAAFSAEEAAGVVLSGRAQTGDTVRIAVTIVAPGVARVLLEGADSAPERVTLARLPATPPPLVTVTRRPGHVTLTGQDLRVEIALDPFHIAFYNADGRALLSQEYNDRDVTDRLTGLPFGFSMVEGRRVAFHDTFTAEPDEHFYGFGEKFTEFDKRGQRLAMWNYDAFGVHSERAYKNVPFFLSTRRYGLFVDSVTPIRFDMAASSHSVFSVIVPDSALDYYVIAGSDLKTIITRYAGLVSLPILPPKWAFGLWMSSGFKADSADDVLRRARELRAREVPCDVLHLDCYWQRFGCWSDMVWDTAMFPDPEGLLRQLRQEGYRVCLWMNPYLGIQSERFAEAEAKGYLLKTRDGRAWVGDLWSGGHPPVGIIDMTNPEAVTWFKELLRPHLRMGVDVFKTDFGEGVPADVVAYNGMSGETLHNLYPLLYNDAVAEVTAEETGHVGLVWGRSTYAGGQRHAAQWGGDPDCTYPALASTLRGGLSLGLCGHAFWSHDIGGFHKQPTPDLYIRWAQFGLFSPLARAHGMTTRLPWDYGEQVEAIFRRYVALRYRLLPYIYSYAALAAETSLPLLRPLVLEFLDDPLTYALDLQYCFGAELMVAPIYNREGRRPVYFPAGRWVDFWMHEVIAGPTVRTVEAPLETLPLYVRANALIPTVEPTLSLSDEPFPVVTFDAYLFESAAFDLRDTDGVTHLEATFDGSRLLVTLDSPKAAVLLRVLPLAGAPQVETVMVNGQALARAESVAAAPGAAPCWARGADGVTLCLLQNRL; this is encoded by the coding sequence ATGGTTTTCGACAACCCGCTGGTACCGTATGTCAGATTCCCGGCGGAATTACCGCCCCTGCCGATCCGCCGCCCGGATGATCCACAGGAACCGGCCTATGTTGTCCGCGCTGCGTTCAGTGCGGAGGAGGCGGCGGGCGTTGTTCTGAGCGGTCGGGCACAGACCGGCGATACCGTCCGTATCGCGGTGACTATCGTTGCGCCGGGCGTGGCCCGTGTCCTGCTGGAAGGGGCTGATTCCGCGCCGGAGCGGGTGACGCTGGCCCGCCTTCCTGCCACGCCGCCGCCGCTGGTGACGGTAACCCGGCGGCCCGGCCATGTGACGCTGACAGGGCAGGATCTGCGCGTAGAAATCGCGCTCGATCCCTTCCACATCGCGTTTTACAACGCCGATGGCCGGGCGCTGCTTTCCCAGGAATACAACGACCGTGATGTGACCGACCGCCTGACCGGCCTGCCTTTTGGTTTCAGCATGGTGGAGGGGCGGCGCGTCGCCTTCCATGATACGTTCACCGCCGAACCAGACGAGCACTTTTACGGTTTTGGGGAGAAGTTCACCGAATTCGACAAGCGCGGCCAGCGCCTGGCCATGTGGAATTACGACGCCTTCGGTGTCCACAGCGAGCGGGCTTACAAGAACGTGCCATTCTTCCTCAGCACCCGGCGTTACGGCCTGTTTGTCGATAGCGTCACGCCCATTCGCTTTGACATGGCTGCCAGCAGCCATTCGGTGTTTTCCGTGATCGTGCCGGATTCAGCGCTGGATTACTACGTCATCGCCGGTTCCGACCTCAAGACGATCATCACCCGTTACGCCGGGCTGGTCAGCCTGCCGATTCTGCCGCCTAAGTGGGCCTTTGGCCTGTGGATGTCGTCGGGCTTCAAAGCGGATAGCGCCGATGACGTGTTGCGCCGCGCCCGCGAATTGCGGGCGCGGGAAGTGCCCTGCGATGTGCTGCACCTGGATTGCTACTGGCAGCGCTTTGGCTGCTGGTCGGATATGGTCTGGGACACGGCCATGTTCCCCGACCCGGAGGGATTGCTGCGTCAGTTGCGCCAGGAAGGTTATCGGGTTTGTCTGTGGATGAATCCCTATTTAGGTATTCAGAGTGAGCGTTTTGCCGAGGCTGAAGCTAAAGGCTACCTGCTGAAGACGCGTGATGGCCGCGCCTGGGTGGGCGACCTGTGGAGCGGCGGTCATCCGCCGGTGGGAATCATCGACATGACCAACCCGGAGGCGGTGACCTGGTTCAAAGAACTACTTCGCCCTCACCTGCGGATGGGTGTGGATGTCTTCAAGACCGATTTTGGCGAGGGCGTCCCCGCTGATGTGGTGGCCTACAATGGCATGAGCGGCGAGACGCTGCACAACCTCTACCCGCTGCTCTATAACGACGCCGTGGCTGAAGTCACAGCGGAAGAGACCGGCCATGTCGGGCTGGTCTGGGGACGCAGCACGTATGCCGGTGGCCAGCGCCACGCGGCCCAATGGGGTGGCGATCCGGATTGCACCTACCCGGCGCTGGCTTCTACCCTGCGTGGTGGGTTGAGCCTGGGCCTGTGCGGGCATGCCTTCTGGAGCCACGATATCGGCGGCTTTCACAAGCAGCCGACGCCCGATCTGTATATCCGCTGGGCGCAATTCGGGCTGTTCTCCCCGCTGGCCCGCGCTCACGGGATGACCACGCGCCTGCCCTGGGACTACGGCGAACAGGTTGAGGCGATCTTCCGCCGCTATGTTGCCCTGCGCTACCGCCTGCTGCCCTATATTTACAGCTATGCGGCCCTGGCCGCGGAAACCAGCCTGCCGCTGTTGCGTCCGCTGGTGCTGGAATTCCTGGATGATCCGCTGACCTATGCGCTTGACCTGCAGTATTGCTTTGGCGCCGAACTGATGGTTGCCCCGATCTACAACCGCGAGGGGCGGCGCCCTGTGTACTTCCCCGCCGGGCGCTGGGTGGACTTCTGGATGCATGAGGTGATTGCCGGGCCAACGGTGCGTACAGTGGAAGCCCCGCTGGAAACCCTGCCGCTGTATGTGCGGGCTAACGCCCTGATCCCTACCGTGGAGCCAACGCTCTCCCTGAGTGATGAGCCGTTCCCGGTGGTCACCTTTGATGCATACCTGTTCGAATCGGCCGCCTTTGACCTGCGCGATACGGACGGGGTCACCCACCTGGAAGCGACCTTCGACGGCAGCAGGCTGCTTGTGACTCTCGACTCGCCCAAGGCCGCTGTCCTGCTGCGCGTCCTGCCGCTGGCTGGCGCGCCGCAGGTTGAGACGGTAATGGTCAACGGGCAGGCGCTGGCACGGGCTGAGAGTGTGGCAGCCGCGCCGGGTGCTGCACCGTGCTGGGCGCGTGGCGCGGACGGCGTGACCTTGTGCCTGCTGCAGAACCGCCTGTGA
- a CDS encoding GntR family transcriptional regulator, which translates to MTQLKRDAREPLYLQIAALLTQRILSGELKAGDSLPPEPELCKEFGVARGTIRQALADLEADGYIRRERGRGTFVLWDGKQPRTQVDSTRQIGFVVPYVRDSFVSTILLGVEEAASRRGLSVTFKHVENDPDRQAQVLNDLVAHNLAGVVIYPVDSLHVEPIASLVRSSYPVVLIDRYLRGVVTDYVMSDHFGGMLRAAQHLLYLGHRRIGFIAWRDPSISIEHRLAGYQRALTEAGIPLDPALVLEVESYPAIDREPLCRFLEQEPRISAVLAANDQTALAVYEAARRVGMRIPEDLAVVGFDNLDFTSHLEVPLTTVAQPAIDIGRTAVEILINRIQGEAIGPQQIILPTRLIVRRSCGVHLRR; encoded by the coding sequence ATGACCCAACTGAAGCGTGACGCACGCGAGCCGCTCTACCTGCAGATCGCCGCCCTGCTCACGCAGCGCATCCTGAGTGGCGAGCTGAAGGCGGGGGATAGCCTGCCGCCGGAGCCGGAATTATGTAAAGAATTCGGCGTTGCGCGGGGAACCATCCGTCAGGCGCTGGCTGATCTGGAAGCGGACGGATACATCCGGCGCGAGCGCGGGCGGGGTACCTTTGTGCTCTGGGATGGCAAGCAGCCCCGAACCCAGGTCGATTCCACCCGCCAGATCGGTTTTGTCGTGCCTTATGTGCGTGATTCGTTTGTGTCGACGATCTTGCTAGGCGTGGAGGAAGCGGCTTCCCGGCGCGGGTTATCGGTGACCTTCAAGCATGTGGAAAACGACCCGGACCGCCAGGCCCAGGTGTTGAACGACCTGGTGGCTCATAACCTGGCCGGGGTGGTCATCTACCCGGTAGATTCGCTGCATGTGGAGCCGATCGCCAGCCTGGTGCGTTCCAGCTACCCCGTGGTGTTGATCGATCGTTACCTGCGCGGGGTGGTCACCGACTATGTCATGTCTGATCATTTCGGTGGGATGTTGCGAGCAGCGCAACATCTGTTGTATCTTGGCCATCGCCGAATCGGGTTCATCGCCTGGCGGGACCCGTCGATCAGCATCGAGCATCGCCTGGCTGGCTATCAGCGGGCGCTGACCGAGGCGGGCATCCCCCTTGATCCGGCGCTGGTGCTGGAAGTGGAAAGCTACCCGGCCATCGATCGCGAGCCGCTATGCCGCTTTCTGGAACAGGAGCCGCGCATCTCGGCGGTGCTGGCCGCTAACGATCAGACCGCGCTGGCAGTCTACGAGGCTGCCCGGCGTGTCGGTATGCGCATCCCGGAAGACCTGGCTGTGGTCGGTTTCGACAACCTGGATTTTACCTCTCACCTGGAAGTGCCCCTGACCACGGTCGCCCAGCCAGCGATCGATATTGGCCGGACGGCGGTTGAGATTCTGATAAACCGCATTCAGGGCGAGGCCATCGGGCCGCAGCAGATCATTCTGCCCACGCGCCTGATCGTCCGGCGCTCGTGTGGTGTCCATCTTCGCCGCTAA
- a CDS encoding sugar kinase, which translates to MKKIVCFGEIMLRLSPPGFQRFVQASSFDVTFGGGEANVAASLSGFGLPTEFVTRLPAHEIGDACRDFLRRYGIGTTHIVRGGDRLGIYFLEMGAAQRGSKVIYDRAGSSFATIEPGMIDWHAAFADADWFHWTGITPAVSRGAAEALSEAISAARARGLTISCDLNYRKKLWKWGRTASEVMPELVSQCDIAIGNEEDADKVFGIKAPDADVTAGRVEAASYVSVCEQLKARFPNLQTIAITLRGSISASHNRWSALLWHDGQVYTTPGYEITPIVDRVGGGDSFMGGLIYGLKTYESKQKALDFAVAASCLKHTIFGDFNLVSVAEVETLMKGDASGRVSR; encoded by the coding sequence ATGAAGAAGATCGTTTGTTTTGGGGAGATCATGCTCCGGCTCTCGCCGCCGGGCTTCCAGCGTTTCGTACAGGCTTCCAGCTTTGACGTGACCTTCGGCGGGGGCGAAGCCAACGTCGCCGCCTCGCTCAGTGGCTTTGGCCTGCCCACGGAATTCGTCACCCGCCTGCCCGCCCACGAGATCGGCGACGCCTGCCGGGACTTCCTGCGCCGATACGGCATCGGCACAACCCATATCGTGCGCGGCGGCGACCGGCTGGGCATCTATTTCCTGGAGATGGGCGCTGCGCAGCGTGGCAGCAAGGTCATCTACGACCGCGCCGGATCGTCCTTTGCGACCATCGAGCCGGGCATGATCGATTGGCATGCTGCCTTCGCCGATGCAGACTGGTTCCACTGGACGGGCATCACCCCGGCGGTCTCCCGCGGGGCAGCGGAGGCGCTGAGCGAAGCCATCAGCGCGGCCCGCGCCAGAGGACTCACCATCTCCTGCGACCTCAACTACCGCAAGAAGCTGTGGAAGTGGGGACGAACGGCCAGCGAAGTCATGCCGGAGCTGGTCAGCCAGTGCGACATCGCGATCGGCAACGAAGAAGATGCAGACAAGGTCTTCGGGATCAAAGCGCCCGATGCCGATGTCACGGCGGGCCGGGTAGAAGCGGCCTCTTACGTCAGCGTATGCGAGCAGCTCAAGGCTCGCTTCCCCAACCTGCAGACTATCGCCATCACCCTGCGCGGCTCAATCTCGGCCAGCCATAACCGCTGGAGCGCGCTCCTGTGGCATGACGGTCAGGTTTACACCACGCCCGGCTATGAGATCACCCCGATCGTCGACCGCGTCGGCGGCGGCGATAGTTTCATGGGCGGTCTGATCTACGGCCTCAAGACCTACGAGAGCAAGCAGAAAGCGCTGGACTTCGCCGTGGCCGCTTCCTGCCTCAAGCACACCATCTTCGGCGACTTCAACCTGGTTAGCGTAGCCGAAGTTGAGACGCTGATGAAGGGTGACGCCTCCGGGCGGGTCAGCCGCTGA
- a CDS encoding zinc-dependent alcohol dehydrogenase family protein — translation MKAVVFTGPEQINITRVPDPTPAPDEVVIRVAQAGICGTDVHIYRNEYLSDFPLIPGHEFGGTVVAMGQEAGSDLAVGDRVAADPNLYCMHCDFCRNEQANHCRNWQGVGVTRDGAFAEYVAVPARACYRLPESINDTAAAFVEPLACVVHALKRLPVSPADRVLIIGAGPMGLLLVQALRHGGASDITVLEKQPARLQLAAEMGADALIPAGEDQTEMLRARAPYGYDVVIDATGVPAVIESAFAYLRPRGRFLQFGVTPRNARIQISPYDLFHNDWTIIGSFALCYTFLPAIDWLANGVIRVERLVSDIAPLEDFADVFHRFAAGETLKVHIRPAG, via the coding sequence ATGAAAGCCGTGGTCTTCACCGGCCCGGAGCAGATCAACATCACACGCGTGCCCGATCCCACCCCTGCGCCGGATGAGGTCGTGATCCGTGTCGCCCAGGCAGGCATCTGCGGCACAGACGTGCACATCTACCGCAACGAATACCTGTCCGACTTCCCGCTGATCCCCGGCCACGAGTTCGGGGGAACGGTGGTCGCCATGGGGCAGGAAGCTGGCAGCGACCTGGCGGTCGGGGATCGCGTGGCGGCTGACCCCAACCTGTACTGCATGCACTGCGACTTTTGCCGCAACGAGCAGGCCAACCACTGCCGCAACTGGCAGGGCGTAGGAGTCACCCGGGATGGAGCCTTCGCTGAATACGTGGCCGTCCCGGCGCGGGCCTGCTACCGCCTGCCGGAGTCCATCAACGACACGGCGGCGGCTTTTGTGGAGCCGCTGGCCTGTGTGGTGCATGCCCTCAAGCGCCTGCCGGTCAGCCCGGCTGATCGGGTGCTGATCATTGGCGCGGGGCCGATGGGGTTGCTGCTGGTGCAGGCGCTGCGCCATGGCGGAGCCTCCGACATCACCGTACTGGAAAAGCAGCCCGCCCGGCTGCAACTGGCCGCTGAGATGGGCGCGGACGCCCTGATCCCCGCTGGCGAGGATCAGACGGAGATGCTGCGGGCGCGGGCACCTTATGGGTACGACGTCGTGATCGACGCCACTGGTGTGCCGGCGGTCATCGAAAGCGCCTTCGCCTACCTCAGGCCGCGCGGGCGCTTCCTGCAGTTCGGCGTCACCCCCCGGAACGCCCGGATCCAGATCAGCCCCTACGATCTGTTCCACAACGACTGGACGATCATCGGCTCGTTCGCCCTGTGCTATACCTTCCTGCCGGCCATCGACTGGCTGGCAAACGGCGTCATCCGGGTTGAGCGGCTGGTCAGCGATATCGCGCCACTGGAGGACTTCGCTGACGTGTTCCACCGCTTTGCGGCAGGCGAAACACTTAAGGTACACATCCGCCCGGCAGGCTGA